CATTTTTTTTATCGGAGATGTGGGCCGTGATGCTGGTCAGATTCGCAGTTACGGGCTCCACCTGATCGTTTGCGGACTTCACGGGCTGCAGCGGGAGCTTGACTGACGGTTGCTCTGACGCCGCCCTATTGGCAGGTGATGGTACCATGCTGTTGGCGGCCAGTAAGGTTTTCGATAAGGACAAACCCGTCCTGGGCGTGAACACGGACCCGGAGAGGTAAGGAAGACTCCTGTACCTTCTTTTTAACACCTAATGGGATTCCGGCCCTGATTTAAAGTTCGCTCTTTTTCCTACTGCGGTGGTCTAAAGATCCGAGGGTCATCTCTGCCTGCCAGTTAGCTACACGCACGCCTTCCCCGAGGCGCTGAGGAAACTGCGGAAGGGTGAGTTCAGGTAGGTGTCTGCGCCTCAGGACCTGCATTGGGAGAATCTCTCAACCTAAGAGTCAAACTCCAATATTCTCTAGTATTCTGATGGAGTAGAACTTGCAAAGATTAGTTCTTTTCCTTCACTAAgatttgttcatttttactCCCATTTCATTCAGGTGGCAATGGCGCCATAGACTCCGTCTGCACCTGGAAGGGACGGGGATCAACCCAACCCCAGTGGACCTGCATGAGCAACAGCTGAGCCTCGATGAGCACAACCTGGCCCATAGAATTTCCACTGAGGCCCAAAACCGTATGGCCCGTTTCTGCCCTGCCCATTCTGCCCCACTGTGCATACATCACAAAAACAGATGACACTCCTTCAGAAGCAGATGATGCCTTCAggtgactgttttttttgggaCAGGTAGAGAGGATGGTGCTGTCTCCTGTCCTCACCTTCTTCCCGTTCGAGGACTCAATGAAGTCTTTATTGGGGAGTCTCTCTCTTCCAGGTACCGGTGTAACCAGCACAGGTCGTCATGTTGTACAATCATTGTTGTGGAATCCTTACACATTGGTTTTTATGGTCGTGAATTTTTTTTGGGCATGTTGTCATGAATCCACCCCTCCCCTGCCCCTCCCACACTGTTTCTTCCCTCCCTGACTTCCAGATCTCTCCGTCACAGGGGAAAACCGTTGAAACCTCATCTCACCCTCTCGCTTCATAGGGCCTCGTACTATGAGATCTCCATAGATGACGGACCCTGGGAGAAGCAGAAGAGTTCTGGGCTCAGCATCTGCACCGGCACTGGATCCAAAGCCTGGTACGTAGCATGTCTCCAGCATCGGGttttgagggagggggggctgacACTCAGATGTGGGCGGGACCTTCAGAGTGTCTGCCAGGGTCATGTTCAGCCCATCACTGTTTCCTGTACTCAGGTCCTACAATATAAACAAGCTCTTTGAGGAGACGGTGAAGGACGTGTTGGCCATTGGTATGTTAGTGCATTCTCACTGGGTGCGTTTCCACATTGCTGAAATGGCTGAAGGTCACACCTTTAATATCCTCTGCTGTTTACAGGCCAAACACAAGCAGGTCTGGATGTCCCACTAACGCAGGACTTTGTAGAAACGGGTGAGCGTTTTCATCTCAGGGTTTCTAAGTACTTGTGGAAGCTAGGGTATAAAATCAGGGTTTTGCTGaattattgatttaaaaaaaatattaataattttttttattgtgataaTTGTTCGTGTTAGTCACTAAGGAGTACAACGAATCCTTGATGTTCGGCCCAGAGGAGAACCGGCTGTTCTTCAGCATCCGAGAGCCCATCGTGAACAGGGTCTATTCTACTAGCCGGCAAAGGGGCTTTGCCAGCAGGTGGGTCGAATCCCCGAGTCTGGGCTCAGCCGGTGCCGCATGCATGTGTGAGTAACCCCGCCCTCTCCCCCGTGTCCTCGGCAGGGTGTGCGTGCGGTCGCGATGCTGGGATGCCTGCATGGTGGTCGACGGCGGAACGTCTTTCGAATTTAACGACGGAGCCATAGCGACCATCAGCCTGAATGAAGAAGACCAGCTCCGCACGATCCTGCTGAAAGACTGAGCCGCTGTTTGCTGCGAGGCCTCTGCGTGCTGTAGacagggtgggtggggtcaggGTGTCAACCTAAAAAGGTGCTCAGAGTGCATCAGGGTTGCCCATCTGTGTGTGTTGCCCATCTGTGTGTGTTGCCttagttttagttttatttagttgGGGGAAATCAGTTCTCTGCTTTTCCTTTTTTGATCAGCTCATTGTTTCGGTGGTTTATTTCCTGTTACTCTTGTTGGAGGTGGACCCCCCATGACCAGAACCATCATCTGGGGTTTAGGCTGCCAGGCTAAATGGCAATTAACCTTTTAACAGAGTCAGAATCCAGGTCTTGTGGCCAATCCAGGGAGGTTAAGTAAATGTATCCCATCTCCGTGTTGAAGTTCAACAGCCTAAAACAACCTACAAGTAGTTGGACACTCCTGACCAAGACGTCATTTCCGGCTGCTCAGGTGAATttggtcttggtcccaccttGTCCAACTCAGAGGTGCTGCCTCCAACCTGGGCCAAGCTGAACCCCAGCCAATAGCGAACACTCCTTTTGCTCCAGCTTGAGGTACAGATGACTGTTCTGTCTCAATGCCATATCAGGACTTTAGAGTGGATGTCTTCCGGGTCCCAGTCCCTTACCTCTCTGGTCTTGTACAGCATGTGACCATTTCTGTGCTCGCAAGCGAATTAGAGGTCTGCTGTAGATGATTCTGGAGAACATGTGGTGGAGTGAGGAGGATCTGCTGTGGCCGTGAAGCCATTTGTATTTCGGGGACGTCAAATTCTGTACCAGACATTGCAAAATCAGGGTGGAGGGCAGGTGGTGAAATACTCacttggtggtgggggggggggtatcattcctttcctgtcatttttataatatttatgaagCTTTTGAAAGTTTGCAATGCCAAATCGCTGCTGCAAAGTGTCACAAAGCAGGTCAGCAGCACAAAGGGAGGACTATTCAAACACAAAGTATTTACTGGGTGACATGCATTTCAAATGCACTTTAACCTCTAACCGCCATCCTGGCAGTGTTACCTGCTCGCTGGGGAAAAGTGTGCTAGtttctggagcagtggaaagaTTGTGTGGGGTTTTTGTGTATGTGCATGCGCACGTGTGCGTGGGGGGCTCGTATAAAATGCGTTTGGGAAGATCGGAGCTGAGACCATTCAGTGTTTTTTCCCTGATGTGACAATGATGGCCCTGCTTGTGTGCAAATATTTTGTGATTGGTTAATAAACAGCATGAACACAGCCGTTTTTACTCAGGAGAACAACAGACCGAAAGCACGCAGGTTCACTTTTAAAAACCTAGTTTATTTACATGCTTGAATTCACGGAACATCATGTTAATGTCACAGACAAGtaaatgcaaaatttcataatcCAGTTTAAAAACTACATCTGAGGAAACGCAGCCCTGTCTGAGCAATAAGGCAGCAGAGACGACGAGAAGCCAGACTGGGTGGTGATGCCGCCCCATCATGGGTCGGCAGGACCAAGGCATCAGCTGCCCTATGACACCGTTCTCACTGGGAGGAGCCCGATCACAAGCCACGCCCACTCTGCACTGGAAAGCAGTTCAGAAGAGCCCTGGTAGTTCAGGGATCCGGTAAGGCCTTCACCACTCGTCCTGCGACAAACTTGCAGGAGTCTGGATTCGGGTAGTCAAAGATGGAGAGCTGCAGCTGTCGAGTTTATGAGGACGACTCCCTTCTTTCAGTCCTGTTAATCTTCCATTTTCTTTTAACCAGCTCACTccatcttttcacaccccccTCACAACGTGAGCTTTTCGGGAGCGCCGTCAGGACCTGTAGGAGAGCCGGCAGCGCACCCCCCACATGGCACCGTCCCTGCAGTCGGCCGGCGTGGGCCGGGCCACGGCGGAGAACCAGCGCGTGTTAATAAGCAGCCGGGGCAGTGCCTTACTCAGGACCGGCAGGTAGCTCTCCTGCACCAGGCCAAACGCCTCCAGCGTCCGCAGTGCCGGAAGCTTTTCCAGCTCCCTACGAGGACACAAAGCAAAGCCACGTCGGCATGAGCGAGCTTTTAGACGGCTGCTTGCAGCAGGGTTTGGGCTGGTCGGCAACTCACGTCAAAGCCGCTGGGTGGATCTGGTAGCAGCGGCTGAGCCCAAGATGGCGCAGGGAGGCCAGGCTGTGGAGGAACTGGAAGCTTTCGGGTGTCACCAGCACGCTGTCACTGCGAAGATGCATTTGGCGGGGGTCAGAGGCCACACCAGTCAAACTCCCACCCACACCCACAGACATTTTAAACTCACCTTAAATCCAGGTGTGTGAGCTTGGGACATCGTTCCACCAGAACCTTCACATCTGACAGGGGAGGAGAATCAGAGGGGCGGGGTCAGTCAGGGATGGCACGTGAGatggccccaccccctcccaagTCCAGTTGACACCCACCTTCC
This is a stretch of genomic DNA from Paramormyrops kingsleyae isolate MSU_618 chromosome 7, PKINGS_0.4, whole genome shotgun sequence. It encodes these proteins:
- the nadk2 gene encoding NAD kinase 2, mitochondrial isoform X1, whose translation is MAYRALLKPLRPGTRVASLWGTRALSEHRFKPEKVAVVTKTTRYEFELQRYRYAGLSEDDLKQLLAMKGSSYSGLLERHNVHTDHVEHIVDSLQREGMQVRVLRRREYDEEAVRWADAIVSAGGDGTMLLAASKVFDKDKPVLGVNTDPERSEGHLCLPVSYTHAFPEALRKLRKGEFRWQWRHRLRLHLEGTGINPTPVDLHEQQLSLDEHNLAHRISTEAQNRREDGAVSCPHLLPVRGLNEVFIGESLSSRSLRHRGKPLKPHLTLSLHRASYYEISIDDGPWEKQKSSGLSICTGTGSKAWSYNINKLFEETVKDVLAIGQTQAGLDVPLTQDFVETVTKEYNESLMFGPEENRLFFSIREPIVNRVYSTSRQRGFASRVCVRSRCWDACMVVDGGTSFEFNDGAIATISLNEEDQLRTILLKD
- the nadk2 gene encoding NAD kinase 2, mitochondrial isoform X2 codes for the protein MAYRALLKPLRPGTRVASLWGTRALSEHRFKPEKVAVVTKTTRYEFELQRYRYAGLSEDDLKQLLAMKGSSYSGLLERHNVHTDHVEHIVDSLQREGMQVRVLRRREYDEEAVRWADAIVSAGGDGTMLLAASKVFDKDKPVLGVNTDPERSEGHLCLPVSYTHAFPEALRKLRKGEFRWQWRHRLRLHLEGTGINPTPVDLHEQQLSLDEHNLAHRISTEAQNRREDGAVSCPHLLPVRGLNEVFIGESLSSRASYYEISIDDGPWEKQKSSGLSICTGTGSKAWSYNINKLFEETVKDVLAIGQTQAGLDVPLTQDFVETVTKEYNESLMFGPEENRLFFSIREPIVNRVYSTSRQRGFASRVCVRSRCWDACMVVDGGTSFEFNDGAIATISLNEEDQLRTILLKD